A genomic segment from Candidatus Zixiibacteriota bacterium encodes:
- a CDS encoding ABC transporter ATP-binding protein, translated as MIDAKESILSAKDIHREFRTANTVLKVLTGVDLDISRRQTVAVTGASGVGKSTLLHILGGLDRPTKGEVLVGGVALTGQSEKSLAMFRNKKIGFVFQFHYLLEDFTALENVMIPLLVAGEKKSDALGKGELLLEQVGLKDRAEHRPHQLSGGEQQRVAVARALANEPDIVLADEPSGNLDTATGRRLHELLFELNSEQSITFLIATHNQELARRCDRNLTIVDGAIREIA; from the coding sequence TTGATTGACGCAAAAGAAAGCATTTTGTCGGCCAAAGACATACATCGCGAGTTCCGCACGGCCAACACCGTTTTGAAGGTGCTGACGGGTGTCGATCTGGATATCAGCCGGCGCCAGACTGTGGCCGTCACCGGCGCGTCGGGAGTGGGCAAATCCACCCTGCTGCACATTCTCGGAGGTCTGGACCGTCCTACTAAGGGAGAAGTACTGGTAGGTGGAGTGGCGTTGACCGGGCAGTCGGAGAAGTCGCTGGCGATGTTCAGAAACAAGAAGATTGGCTTCGTGTTTCAATTCCATTACTTGCTTGAAGATTTCACTGCTCTGGAGAATGTGATGATCCCATTGCTGGTCGCTGGAGAGAAGAAAAGCGACGCGCTTGGCAAGGGGGAACTGCTGCTGGAGCAGGTAGGTTTAAAAGATAGAGCGGAGCACCGTCCGCATCAGTTATCGGGAGGTGAACAGCAGCGGGTAGCCGTCGCGCGAGCGCTGGCCAACGAACCCGATATCGTGCTTGCCGATGAACCATCGGGAAATCTCGATACGGCGACCGGCCGACGTCTTCACGAGCTGCTATTCGAGCTGAACTCCGAACAGAGTATCACCTTCCTGATCGCGACGCACAATCAGGAATTGGCCCGGCGGTGCGACCGTAATCTTACAATTGTCGATGGAGCTATTCGGGAGATAGCTTGA
- a CDS encoding ABC transporter permease, with protein sequence MRYETFIARRYLRSGRFFVSVSTWITILGVTLGVAVVCFVMSMHNGFESEIRSRLLGTTSHISIFPLRGGRIENYYELVDTLESIDGVAAASPFIYYKAAIASASGEDGIIIRGIDPDLEAKTSNIAADITAGEYDFKKVIVDDDTIPGMVIGATLAERLGVFLGEPVVLYSLKGEDLHRNTRPRVAKFYISGIFETGLYEFDVQLAYISLESAQKLFKVDNAVTAVHLKLDDIFLAEQMTPLIDSTLGYRYDVVPWNVLHQNLFGWIAFEKLILFLGFILIVLVAAFSIISTLVMLTMQKRSEIGILKTIGSTPGSVRKIFVLNGLTIGTVGVVGGWIIALLAAYIQNRFELISLPPDIYFISYLPIEVHWLDFMGTGIATFIICFFAALYPAYQAARVSVIDVLRK encoded by the coding sequence GTGCGATATGAAACGTTTATAGCCCGAAGATATCTACGGTCCGGACGGTTTTTCGTCTCCGTCTCCACCTGGATAACCATCCTGGGCGTCACTCTGGGCGTGGCGGTCGTATGCTTCGTGATGTCGATGCACAACGGGTTCGAGTCCGAAATCCGCTCCCGCCTGCTCGGCACCACCTCGCATATCTCCATTTTTCCCCTGAGAGGGGGGCGCATCGAAAACTACTACGAACTGGTCGATACGCTGGAATCCATCGATGGTGTCGCGGCGGCATCGCCCTTTATCTACTACAAGGCGGCGATCGCATCGGCCTCCGGGGAGGACGGCATCATCATTCGAGGCATCGACCCTGACCTCGAGGCTAAAACGTCGAACATCGCCGCGGATATCACCGCCGGAGAGTACGATTTCAAGAAGGTGATTGTCGATGACGACACTATTCCGGGGATGGTCATAGGGGCAACCCTTGCCGAACGCCTCGGAGTCTTTCTGGGTGAGCCGGTAGTGCTGTACTCATTAAAGGGAGAAGATCTTCACCGCAACACGCGTCCACGGGTGGCCAAATTCTACATATCCGGAATTTTCGAGACCGGGCTTTATGAATTCGATGTTCAACTGGCTTATATATCCCTTGAATCGGCTCAGAAACTCTTCAAGGTGGACAATGCTGTCACCGCGGTGCATCTGAAGCTCGATGATATCTTCCTGGCGGAGCAAATGACGCCGCTGATTGATTCAACGCTGGGGTATCGTTACGATGTTGTCCCGTGGAATGTGCTCCACCAGAATCTGTTCGGATGGATCGCGTTCGAAAAACTGATATTATTTCTCGGATTCATTCTTATCGTTCTGGTAGCGGCCTTCTCGATAATTTCTACACTGGTCATGCTGACTATGCAAAAACGCTCTGAAATAGGCATTCTGAAGACCATCGGCTCAACCCCCGGCTCTGTGCGTAAGATATTCGTGCTAAATGGCTTAACAATTGGCACCGTTGGTGTGGTCGGCGGCTGGATTATCGCTTTGCTGGCGGCTTATATCCAGAACCGGTTCGAGTTGATCTCGCTGCCGCCCGATATTTATTTTATTAGTTATTTACCTATAGAGGTTCACTGGTTAGATTTCATGGGCACAGGAATCGCGACATTTATCATCTGCTTTTTTGCCGCGCTTTATCCGGCCTATCAGGCGGCGCGGGTATCGGTGATAGATGTCCTGCGTAAATGA
- a CDS encoding DUF1858 domain-containing protein: MPITKDIAIEDLVEEFPQAIKYLMKQGIVCIICGEPIWGTLEEAAKKKGFTDEDIAKFVEDLNKLA, encoded by the coding sequence ATGCCGATCACGAAAGACATAGCGATTGAAGATCTTGTCGAGGAATTTCCGCAGGCGATAAAATATCTGATGAAACAGGGTATTGTGTGTATTATCTGCGGGGAGCCTATCTGGGGCACGCTCGAAGAGGCCGCCAAGAAAAAAGGCTTCACGGATGAAGACATCGCCAAATTCGTGGAGGATTTGAATAAGCTGGCGTGA